The following coding sequences lie in one Silene latifolia isolate original U9 population chromosome 5, ASM4854445v1, whole genome shotgun sequence genomic window:
- the LOC141656585 gene encoding mavicyanin-like, giving the protein MMKLPLLGFLGVLICLTVACTATMYIVGDTSGWDISSDLDSWPAGKSFTVGDVLMFQYSSSSNSVCQLTEEEFQKCDTSNAILRSTSGNTTFPLNKPGEMYFACCNRLYCLGGMKLHVHVEPNSTAAPVGAPIAAPGPTSALLPRTSKNNNNNPALPSSSEFSYVARPVLVFLMGFVGYSILNGIV; this is encoded by the exons ATGATGAAGCTACCTTTGCTTGGTTTTCTTGGGGTACTCATTTGTCTTACAGTTGCATGCACTGCCACCATGTACATAGTCGGCGACACCTCCGGTTGGGATATCAGCTCCGATCTTGATTCATGGCCGGCAGGCAAGAGCTTTACTGTCGGGGATGTTCTGA TGTTTCAGTACTCGTCATCATCGAACAGTGTATGTCAGCTAACAGAAGAAGAATTTCAGAAGTGTGACACAAGCAATGCTATATTAAGAAGTACATCAGGGAACACCACCTTTCCTTTGAACAAACCAGGAGAAATGTACTTCGCCTGTTGTAATCGACTCTACTGTCTGGGAGGAATGAAGCTTCATGTCCATGTCGAACCAAACTCGACCGCTGCACCAGTTGGAGCACCAATTGCAGCACCTGGACCTACTTCTGCTTTACTTCCAAGAACAtctaagaataataataataatccggCTCTTCCTTCTTCCTCTGAGTTCAGTTATGTCGCCCGGCCTGTTTTAGTATTTTTAATGGGTTTTGTGGGCTACTCAATTCTCAATGGTATTGTTTGA
- the LOC141656586 gene encoding uncharacterized protein LOC141656586 — protein MAVFNWLLLSSAFFGIAVALQASEGDVDPIYRDCLEHCELTGCVGTQCFQHCQFTADGNISDSHWYVQEPLYLKWRRWDCRSDCRYNCMLAREEERTALGDKPVKYHGRWPHRRVYGIQEPVSVTLSALNLSIQFHGWISFFILVYYKLPLMLNQKTYYEYTGLWHIYGILAMNCWFWTAVFHSRDLDLTEKLGYSSSVALLGFGLIMAIFRVFNIKDEATRVMAGAPVTAFVTTHILFLNFYCLDYGLNMKVCLAMGLTQFLLWVIWAGKSLHPARLKLQVVAYGGALSILLWIYDFPPYWGYIDARAVWHATTIPLSYLWWSFINDDAEYITLNRLNKSK, from the exons ATGGCAGTTTTTAATTGGTTGTTACTCTCGTCTGCTTTCTTTGGTATTGCTGTTGCACTTCAAGCAAGTGAAGGTGATGTTGATCCAATTTATAG GGATTGTCTAGAGCACTGTGAGCTGACTGGTTGTGTCGGAACTCAATGCTTTCAGCATTGCCAATTCACTGCTGATGGTAACATATCTGACAGTCATTGGTACGTTCAAGAACCACTTTATTTAAAATGGAGACGGTGGGATTGCCGCAGTGACTGCAGATACAATTGTATGCTTGCAAGGGAGGAGGAAAGGACTGCGCTCGGGGATAAGCCAGTCAAGTATCATGGGAGATGGCCACATCGCCGTGTTTATGGGATTCAG GAGCCTGTTTCTGTAACTCTCTCTGCTCTGAATCTGTCTATACAATTTCACGGCTGGATATCTTTCTTCATTCTTGTTTATTACAAGTTGCCATTAATGCTTAATCAGAAGACATACTATGAGTATACTGGCTTGTGGCATATATACGGTATCTTAGCAATGAACTGCTGGTTTTGGACGGCAGTTTTCCATAGTCG AGATCTTGACCTGACAGAGAAGCTAGGGTACTCATCTTCCGTAGCATTACTTGGCTTCGGTCTTATAATGGCCATATTTCGAGTCTTCAACATAAAGGATGAAGCTACTAGGGTTATGGCAGGGGCACCTGTAACTGCATTTGTGACAACACATATCTTGTTCCTCAACTTCTACTGTCTCGATTATG GATTGAACATGAAAGTTTGCTTAGCCATGGGGTTGACCCAATTTCTACTGTGGGTCATATGGGCCGGAAAAAGTCTGCATCCCGCACGTTTGAAGTTACAAGTCGTCGCATATGGTGGAGCTCTTTCAATATTACTATGGATATATGACTTTCCGCCTTATTGGGGGTATATTGATGCGCGCGCTGTCTGGCACGCGACAACAATACCCCTTTCTTACCTTTGGTGGAGCTTCATCAACGACGATGCAGAGTACATAACACTAAACCGATTGAACAAATCCAAGTAA
- the LOC141656584 gene encoding pentatricopeptide repeat-containing protein At2g29760, chloroplastic-like codes for MNQFSRHLRCLSSITPKPQQLHTNSTFSPNAIKELHGHLIRTHRHTDPHIISHVLRCYSLSPSTINKAQSVFNQVEEPTFLLWYFMLRAWSKSDDPIQTIYLYNSMKISGLIGNDLTAIFALKACARVRNVLQGRRIHVNVVKLGYEKYIYVSNALIGMYGFGGEMGYAQKVFDEMSERDLVSWNSLICGYSRCDRYEEVLGMFEKMRVANVRADAVTMLKAVMACNMLSKWDVADAMMEYIDRNCVEVDVYLGNTVIDMCGKRGLVDLARGMFDRMSEKNLVSWNALMMAYVKSGDLVSAKRVFDDMPKKDVISWTSLITGYTQAGKYSEAVEVFQDMMVNDIKPDEITIASMLSACARLGMLDLGKDIHKFIAEHKIRVDIYVGNALIDMYCKCGDVQKALQVFDDMKVRDTVSWTAVISGLAVNGFANSSIQLFEKMLSGNVMPSNGTFVGILLACSHAGLVDKGLEYFESMQKVYGIKPQMKHYGCVVDLLSRSGKLERAYDFILKMPIPPDAVLWRILLSACKLHENVTLAETVSSKLLESDAGNSGNYVLLSDTYAGAEKWDSATKFRVLMEENLVQKPSAWSSVEGKRRISGY; via the coding sequence ATGAATCAATTTTCGCGCCATTTGCGCTGCTTATCCTCCATAACACCAAAACCTCAACAATTACACACAAATTCAACCTTCTCACCCAACGCCATTAAAGAGCTTCATGGACACCTCATTAGAACACATAGACACACAGACCCACATATTATCTCCCATGTTTTACGCTGTTATTCGCTTTCTCCATCCACCATTAACAAAGCTCAGTCCGTATTCAATCAAGTTGAAGAACCCACTTTCTTACTTTGGTATTTTATGTTAAGGGCATGGTCTAAAAGTGATGATCCGATTCAAACTATATATTTGTATAATTCTATGAAAATTTCTGGGTTAATTGGTAATGATTTGACTGCGATTTTCGCGCTTAAGGCGTGTGCGCGGGTTCGTAATGTTTTGCAGGGTAGGAGGATTCATGTGAACGTGGTTAAGCTCGGGTACGAGAAGTATATATATGTGTCGAATGCGTTGATCGGAATGTATGGGTTTGGTGGGGAAATGGGGTATGCACAgaaggtgtttgatgaaatgtctgAGAGAGATTTGGTTTCCTGGAACTCATTGATTTGTGGGTATAGTAGGTGTGATAGGTATGAGGAGGTTTTGGGTATGTTTGAGAAAATGCGGGTGGCGAATGTGAGAGCTGATGCTGTGACGATGTTGAAGgcggttatggcttgtaatatgttGTCTAAGTGGGATGTTGCTGATGCAATGATGGAGTATATTGATAGGAATTGTGTCGAGGTAGATGTTTATTTGGGGAATACGGTGATTGATATGTGTGGAAAGCGGGGTTTGGTGGATTTGGCACGAGGAATGTTTGATCGAATGAGTGAGAAGAATTTAGTGTCTTGGAATGCTTTGATGATGGCGTATGTGAAAAGTGGTGATTTGGTCTCAGCAAAGAGGGTTTTCGATGATATGCCAAAGAAAGACGTGATTTCTTGGACATCGTTGATAACTGGGTACACACAAGCAGGAAAGTATTCTGAAGCAGTGGAAGTTTTCCAAGATATGATGGTGAATGATATCAAACCTGACGAAATCACAATAGCTAGCATGCTTTCTGCTTGCGCTCGTTTGGGAATGCTTGATCTGGGAAAGGATATTCATAAATTCATTGCTGAGCATAAGATACGAGTGGATATTTATGTTGGTAATGCCTTGATTGACATGTACTGTAAATGTGGCGATGTTCAAAAGGCGTTGCAAGTTTTTGATGATATGAAAGTGAGAGATACCGTCTCCTGGACTGCAGTCATCTCTGGTTTGGCTGTAAATGGCTTTGCAAATTCTTCTATCCAGCTTTTTGAGAAGATGTTAAGTGGTAATGTGATGCCAAGTAATGGAACGTTTGTCGGGATATTACTGGCTTGTTCACACGCTGGGTTGGTCGACAAAGGGCTTGAATACTTTGAAAGTATGCAAAAAGTTTACGGAATAAAGCCTCAAATGAAACATTATGGATGTGTAGTTGATCTCCTGAGTCGTTCTGGTAAATTGGAGAGGGCGTATGACTTTATACTCAAGATGCCTATACCTCCCGATGCTGTATTATGGAGGATCTTGTTGAGCGCCTGCAAGCTTCATGAAAACGTTACCTTGGCTGAAACCGTCTCTAGCAAGCTCCTCGAATCAGATGCTGGTAACAGTGGTAACTATGTACTTCTGTCAGACACTTACGCTGGTGCCGAAAAATGGGATTCGGCTACCAAGTTTAGAGTCTTAATGGAGGAAAACCTTGTGCAAAAGCCTTCTGCCTGGAGTTCTGTAGAAGGAAAACGGAGAATTTCAGGCTATTAG